In Isosphaera pallida ATCC 43644, the sequence TACGCGTGCTGGCGTTGGGTTCGCTTTTGCCGAGTCTGGCGTTGCAATTCGGCGCGACCTCGCAAAGCTGGCAAACCCGTAGTTTCTTCGATTCGGTTGCCGGTCGCGTGGCGCTCGAGCCTTACGCCGCGCTGTTCCGTCAGGCGTCCGACCGCTCCGCTCCGCCGTTTTTGACTGATTCAGGTCTGCTCAGCCTTTACCAGGACGAAGTCGGCCGCGCCTGGTTCGTCGATCCCTGGCTGTACCGTTTGATGGTCGTCACCGGGCGAACCGACCCCGGAGCGCTGGTGGAAGCAGTCGAGGCCCGTCGGTTTGAGCGTCTGGTGCTGACCTCGGACCTCTTCTCCGACCTCTACGACACCTACGAGTTCGGCCTGCCGCCCCAAGTGGTCGCCGCGGCGCGACGACATTACCGCCTGGTCGGTCGGGTCGCCGATCTGTTCCTTTACGAGTTGAACCCGCTGCCCTTGTCGTCGTCCTAACCGGTAGGACCCCGCCCCACTCCATCCTCCCTTCCATGAGGTTGCACGCAATCATGGCACTGCGGTTTGTGAAAATGCATGGAATTGGGAATGACTACATATATATCAGTGGTTTTGATCAGCCGATTCCCGATGATCCCTCGGCGCTGGCGGTTCGGATCGCCGATCGTCATTTTGGGGTAGGTGGAGATGGGTTGATCCTGGTGTTGCCTCCTGAGCCGGGGTCGGAGGCGGACGCGGTGATGCGGATGTTTAACGCCGATGGATCGGAAGGGGGGATGTGTGGCAACGGGATTCGCTGCGTCGCCAAGTTCCTTTACGATAGCGGATACGTCCGTGCGCCGAGGATTCGAGTCAAGACCAAGGGGGCCGGGGTATTGAGCCTCGATCTGGAGATCGATCCGGCGTCGGATCGGGTGCGGCGGGTGCGGGTCGAGATGGGCGCGCCGATTCTCCGGGCGTCGGCCATTCCCACTACGTTGCCCGGCGACCCGCCGTTAGACTATCCCATCGCCGTCACGTATGATGGGAAAACGATCACATATCGAGGCACGGCGGTTTCGATGGGCAATCCGCATTTGGTGATGTTCGTGGAGGATGTCGCGTCGATTGATCTGGAGCGGATCGGGCCGCTGCTGGAGCGTCACGAGGCGTTTCCCGATCGGGTCAATGTCCACGTTGCCCAGGTGGACGCGCCCGACGTAGCGCGGATGCGGACTTGGGAGCGCGGCTCGGGGATTACCTTGGCCTGCGGCACCGGCGCGTGCGCGGTGTTGGTGGCCGGAGTGCTGACTGGGCGAACTGCCCGCGCCGCGCGGATTCATCTGCCCGGCGGCGCGCTCGACCTGGAATGGCCCCGCGACGGCGAAACCGTCATCATGACTGGTCCCGCTGTCACGGTGTTCGAGGGGGTGTGGGATGAGTCGCGCGTCTGATCGGATCGCGCTGCTGCTTGATTGCAGATCGGATCAGTCCATAAAGACGACGTGCTTGCTTCCTGGTGCCTCGCGCTTGGTGTTCATCACCACGCGGCACCACCAGGTCGGAGTGATGCGCGGAGGGGTCGGGGTGGCGGATCTTCCCTTTGACGAACAAGCCGGCATGGATCCAAACCGCGCGGAACCGCGCCGACTTCTCTGGGGAACCGGAATCCCATCGCGGCATGATCGACAGGTTGGAGCGGGTCTACGCGCCGGCCTGTTTGCAGGCGGTCGCCCAAGTATTGCGGAGCGACGCCTGATCGACGCGGCAAGGATCCCGAACCGCAAAGCTGACGAATGGCTCGCCGCGGCGGTCCTTCTCGATCCCAACCTTGTGGAATCCTCCGACCGGAACGCTCCTCAAGAATCCCGTTGACCCAACCCGCCCCTCACGCGCGACCCGACGCGAGCGCCCATTTCTTCCTGAGACGCCACAGCCAATCGCACCGGGTTTGACGGCGAGAGGCTGTTGAAAAAGAATTGGGCATTGGTTACGCCGGCGAAACCCCATTGGCGACGCGAGCCCAGCTCCGTAGAATGGTTGACGGAGATAAGATCAACAAGGAGCAGGGTGCCTAGTTCCATCCCGAACGTTCCGTCAGCGTGCGAGGCCGCCGTCAGGATTCGCGGGTGATTCTTCCGTATCCGATCCGACTTCTCCTCAATGGGGTCTCCAGAATCGCTCGCCCCGTCGGATTGAGCAGCGCGTCCCGCTCTTGTAACAGGGGCCGGCGCGAGGTGCGGGATATCGGTTGACCTCACCCGCCGGGCTGGATTCGATGGCTCCCTTCCTGGTACCAGTTCCCATTCAACGAGCCTTCCGTCGTCGCCTCGAACTCGACAATCATAATCATTGCTTCCCTCCCGCCTTCCCTCCCCCGCCTTTCGGTCTTCCCCGCCCCGCGAGGAGATTCCCGCCATGTCTTTCGTTCGCCCGATTTGGATCCGAACCCGGTGGATGACCTGGCTCATCCTCGGTTCGAGCGCGTTGCTTCCGCCGGCCTGGTCGGCTCCGCTCCGCGTCGTGGACGAAGCGGCCGCGTCCCAGCCACCCGCGACCGTTAGCTATTACGAGCAGGTCCGACCAATCTTCCAAAACCATTGCCAGGGTTGCCATCAGCCCGCCAAAGCGCAAGGCGGGTATGTCATGACGGAGTTTTCTGCCCTGCTCAAGGGGGGCGACATTGGCAACGCGATCGTGCCTGGCGATGTCGAGGCCAGTGAATTGGTGATGCGTTTAGAATTGGAGGAGGGGGACGAGGCGCTGATGCCCAAAGGCGGGCCTCCGCTGTCCAAGCTCGAAATCGAGACCATTAAGACCTGGATTGCCCAGGGAGCCCGCGACGATACCCCCGAATCAGCCAAGCGGACCTACGACGCCGAGCATCCCCCCATCTACAATCGTCCGCCAGTGGTCGCGGCGTTGGACTTCTCGCCCGACGGCCGGTTTTTGGCGGTGGGCGGCTTCCATGAGACGCTTCTAATGAGCGCCGACGGGTCGCAACGGCTGGCTCGTCTGATCGGGGTTTCGGAGCGGATCGAGTCGGTCAAGTTCTCGCCCGATGGCAAGCGTCTGGCCGTTTCGGGCGGTTTGCCCGCGCGGATGGGCGAAATCCAGGTTTGGAACGTCGAGACCGGCAAGCTCCTGTTGTCGGTTCCGGTCACCTACGACACGGTTTACGGCGTCAACTGGTCGCCGGACGGAACGCTGATTTCGTTCGGCTGCGCTGACAATACCGTGCGGGCGATCGATTCGCGCACCGGCAAACAAGTGGTGTACATGGGGTCGCACAACGATTGGGCGCTGGACACCGTCTTCACCAAAGACGGCAGCCGCCTAGTCTCGGTCAGCCGGGACATGACCGCCAAACTGACCGAGGTGGCCACCCAACGTTTCATCGACAATTTGACCTCGATCACCCCCGGCGCGCTCAAGGGCGGGCTGGCGGCCGTGGCGCGTCATCCGGAGCGTGACGAGATCGTGGTGGGCGGCTCCGACGGCAAGCCGCGGGTTTATCGGATCGACCGCCTGACCGCGCGGGTCATCGGCGACGACTCGAACCTGATTCGCCAACTGCCGGGCGTCAACGGTCGGATCAACGATGTGGCGGTCAGTCCCGACGGCAAGCGGATCGCCGTGGTGGGCGGTCTCGACGGCCAAGGCGAACTGGTGATCCACTCCTACGAGTTCGACACCGGATTGCCCGAGGACATCAAGGCGATCAACGCTAAGGTGATTTCCTCCCGCACCGCCGAAGAGAACGCCAAGCTGGCGGCCTACTACGTCAAGGACATCCGGGAAGTGGCGCGGGTGGGACTGGCCTCCACCGCGCTTTACGCCGTTGCCTTCGCCGCCGACGGCCAAAGCGTGGCGGTGGCCGGGACTGACGGCCTGGTGCGGGTTTATGAGACCGAGACCGGCAAGCCGGTCCGCGAATTCCTGGCCGCTCCGGTGGGCGAATCGACTCCCACGCCCGCGGAGGCGTTGGCCGCCACGCCCAACGCCTCGGTGTCCAACACGGTGACCACCACCTCCCGCGCCTGGTCGGCCACTGGGATCGACCTGCCCGGCGAGATCAACCCACCCAGCGAAACCTTGCCACCAGGCCGCACGGTGACCACTCTGAGCGTCGCGCCCCAGGCGATCGAGCTGGATGGCCCCTTCGCTTACGCGCAGCTCGTGGTGTCGGCCACCCTCGACAGCGGCGACGTGGTGGATGTCACCCGGATGGTCCGCTACGAACTCTCGGCCCCGGTCGCGGCGATCTCGCCCACCGGCATGATCACCGCCGAAAACGACGGCCGCGCCGAGCTCAAGCTGACCCTGGGGGATCGGGTGTTGGTGGTGCCGGTGAGCGTGACACGCCACGATCCGCCCGCCGATCCATCCCAGCAGTTCGTGCCCGACTTCGTGCGCGACGTCAACCCAGTGCTGTCCAAACTGGGTTGCAACCAGGGAACCTGCCACGGCGCGGCTCAGGGCAAGAACGGTTTCAAGCTGTCGTTGCGGGGCTACGACCCGATTTTCGACATCCGAGCGCTGACCGACGACCACGCCGCTCGCCGAGTCAATCTCGCCTCGGCTGAGGACAGCCTGATGCTGCTCAAGCCCACCGGGTCGGTTCCCCACCAGGGCGGGCGGCTGATGACCCCCGGCTCGACCTACCACACCATCGTGCGCGACTGGATCGCCGCCGGAGCCAAACTCAACCGCGACACCCCCAAGGTGGTCAAGATTGAGCTGTTCCCGCTCAACCCGGTCGTACAGACCGTCGGCGGCCGTCAGCAACTGCGGGTGTTGGCCACCTACGCCGACGGCCAGGTCAAAGACGTGACCCGTGAGGCGTTCATCGAAAGCGGCAACACCGAAGTCGCCACCGCCGACCGCAACGGCCTGATGACCTCGCTGCGTCGCGGCGAAGCCCCTATGCTGGCCCGCTACGAGGGAGCCTACGCCGCCACGACCCTAACCGTCATGGGGAACCGCGACGGCTTCCAGTGGACCCCACCCCCCTCCTGGGGACGGATCGACGACTTGGTGGCCGCCAAGTGGCAACGGATGAAGATCCAACCCTCCGAACTCACCACCGACGCCGAGTTCCTCCGTCGGGTTTACCTCGACCTGACCGGATTGCCACCCACCCCCGAGGAGGTCTCCGCCTTCCTTGCCGACTCCCGGGACACCCGCGTCAAACGCGACGAGGTCATCGACCGTCTGATCGGCTCCGAAGCATTCATCGAACATTGGACCAATAAATGGGCCGACCTACTCCAGGTCAACAGCAAGTTTCTCGGCCCCGAGGGAGCCAAAGCGTTCCGCGACTGGATTCGCAACGAAGTCGCCGCCAACACCCCTTACGACCAGTTCGCCCGCAAGATTCTGACCGCTTCAGGATCAACCCGCGAAAACCCGGCCGCGTCGTACTTCAAAATCCTCCGCAGCCCCGACGCGATCATGGAAAACACCACCCACCTCTTCCTCGGAGTCCGGTTCAACTGCAACAAGTGCCACGATCATCCCTTCGAGAGGTGGACGCAAGATCAGTATTACCAAACGGCGGCCTACTTCGCCCGGGTCGGCCTGGACACCGACCCCGAGAGCAAGGGTCGGATGATCGGGGGCACGGCTGTTGAGGGCGGCAAGCCGCTCTACGAAATCGTCAGCGACAAGCCTGAAGGGGAAGTGATCCACGATCGGACCCAGCAACCTACCCCGCCCAAGTTCCCGTTTGAGTGCCACTACTCCTCCCCTGGTGAAGGGGCCAGTCGTCGCGCGGAACTGGCGGCCTGGATCACCTCGCCGGACAACGCCTATTTTGCCAAGAGCTACGTGAATCGGCTGTGGGGCTACCTCCTGGGCGTGGGGATCATGGAGCCCATCGACGACCTGCGTGCTGGCAATCCGCCCTCCAACCCGGAACTGCTGGATTACCTCACGGCCGAGTTTCTGGCCTCGGGCATGAATCCCCGGGCGATCATGGCCCAGATCTGCAAGTCGCGTGTCTACCAGCTTTCGGTGAAGACCAACCGCTGGAACGAGGATGACACCATCAACTTCTCGCACGCGCAGCCGCGTCGTCTCCCGGCCGAGACGTTGTACGACGCGATCCACGCCGTGACCGGGGTTCCCTCGACGATTCCTGGCGTCCCCCCCGGCACCCGCGCCGCGGCGATCCCGGATTCAGGCATCGACCTACCCAGCGGCTTCTTCGCAACCTTCGGCCGTCCGGTTCGGGAAAGCGCCTGCGAATGTGAGCGCTCCAGCGACCTGCAACTTGGTCCAGTCATGGCGCTGGTGAGCGGGCCGACCCTGGCCGACGCCATTGCCGCCCCCAACAACGCCATTGCCAAACTGGCTGAAACCACCCCGGACGACCGCGATCTGATCGCGTCGATCTATCTGCGGGTGTTGAATCGTCCGGCGACCCCGGCTGAGATTGAAGCCGGTCTGGAGTTCTTCACCCGGGTCGAACTAGACCACGCCCAGGTGGTCGCCGACCTGGCTGCCGCCGAGGCCGAAGCCGCGCCCCGAACCCTGCAACGGGCCAAGGCGCGCTTGGAGGCGATCGACCAGGCCCGCGCTGCTCTGGAGGCGTATCAGCCCGAACGTCTCGCCAAACTCAAGGAGGCCGAGGCGCGGCGTCTGGAAGCCATCGCCCAGGCCGAGAAGGCGGTCGAGGACTACAAAGCCACCAAGTTCGGCGAGAAACTGGCCGCCTGGGAGGCTGAACAAACCCACCGAGTCGCCTGGTCGATCCTGGAACCGACCGACCTCAAGGGCGGAGCCAAAGACCTCGTTCTGACCCGCGAGGCCGACGGCTCGATCACCGCTTCGGGTCCCTCCGCCAAGACCACCTACGTCGTGACCGCGCCGGCCCCCGCCGGGATCCAACGGATCACCGCGCTGCGGTTGGAGGCGATGACCGATCCCCGTCTGCCCGCCAACGGCCCCGGACGCGCCCAGAACGGCAACTTCGTGGTCAACGAACTGACCTTGAAAGTCGGCCCCAAGGACGACCCCAAGGCGGCCCAACCCGTCAAAATCAAGGCGGCCCACGCCGATTACACCCAGCCCGGTTTCGACCCGGCCCACCTCTTCGACGGTCAGACCGGACAACCCAACAACGGTTGGGCGATCCATCCGGCGATGGGTGTGACCCACTGGGTGACTCTGGAACTCGACCAACCGATCGAAGTCTCCGCCAACACCATGCTGACCGTCGCCCTGGCGCAAAACTACACCGACGGCCAACACGCCCTAGGACGGTTCCGCTTGGCCGTCAGCGGCGCGGAGAACGTCGGTCTGAGTCTGGCGGGCGAATACGACGCGATCCTCTCGACCCCCGCGTCCGAGCGGACCGAACAGCAAACCGCGACCCTACGCCACTATTTCGCCGCGCTTGACGAGGAGTTCCGCAAGCTGGTCGCGGCCGTGGACGAGGCCAAAAAGCCGGTGCCGCCCGACCCGCGGCAGCTTGAACTGGAGGCGGCCCTGGCCCGTGCGAGGGCTCCGCTCCAACCCGAACCTCGGTTGGTTCAGTTGCGGGCCGATCTGGAAATGTCGCTCAAACAGGTCGCCAACCCGCGGCTCACCGCCGCGCAAGACCTCACCTGGGCGCTAATCAACAGCCCCGCCTTCCTGTTCAACCATTGATGGAAGGCCTCAGCTCAGCCTGATGGAGCGGGTGATTGGTGCCGAGTCACGCGGTGGCCAACCCCTCCAACGGTCGCGGCGGGTGACAAACGGGAAGGATCGGCCGGCTCAGCTCGATCAACTCGACTCGACACCGCTCGATCCTCCCGACCCCACTCTATCCCGTGGGTTCCATTCCAACCCGCCATCTGGTTCGCCGCCGTTTGGAACCCTCCCTCATCCCTTCACTTTCCCTCCCCCCCTCCCTCCCGTTTCCCCTGCGTCAAGGAGCCCCGGTCATGCTGATCGTTCCCGGACTCTCGACCGCTAAAGACCTGTGCGATCCTCAACTCGGTCCCACCCGCCGCGACGTGTTGCGCGTTGGCGGCTCGGGCCTGTTGGGGCTGTCGTTGGGTTCAATGTTCACCCTTCAAGCGCGTTCGGCCCAAGCGATGGCCGCGGGCGAAGGCTCCAAGAACGCCGGTGGCCCCGGCTGGGGCAAGGCTAAGAGCATCATCATGGTCTATCTCCAAGGCGGTCCCAGCCACCTCGACTTGTGGGATCCCAAGGAGAACGTGCCGGACAACGTCCGAAGCGCCTTCAAGACGATCCCCACCAAGATTCCGGGGGTCCATTTCACCGAAATCCTGCCCAGGCTGGCCCAGTCGATCGACAAGGTGACCCTGATCCGCTCGCTGAGCTACACCCCGAACGGTCTGTTCAACCACACCGCCGCCATCTATCAAATGATGACGGGATACACGACCGACAAGGTTTCGCCTTCGGGTCAGCTTGAGCCGCCCAGCCCCAAGGATTTCCCCAACTTCGGCTCGAACATCATCCGGCTCAAGCCGCCAACCGAGCCGATGCTGCCGTTTGTGATGCTGCCCCGCCCACTTCAGGAGTCCAACGTGGTGGGCAAGGCGGGAACCGCCGGCTTCCTGGGCAAAGCGTATGACCCCTACACGCTTTACCCCGAAGGGGACGACATGGACAACACCAAGATGGACCGTATCCGGGTGGACGACCTCCAGCTGCGGCCCGAGGTGTTCGCCCGCCGCTTGGAACGTCGCGCTCGGCTACGGGACGCGGTCAACGCCGCCATGCCCGAACTTGATCAAGCCGTCTCGCAATACAACCTCGATGGCTACTACCAAAAGGCGCTGGATCTGATCGTGTCGGGACGCGCCCGCGAAGCGTTCAACCTCAAAGCCGAACCGGACGCGGTGCGGGACCGCTACGGCCGCACCACCTTTGGCCAAAGCTGTCTGCTGGCGCGGCGATTGGTCGAGGCCGGCACCCGAGTCGTCGAGGTGATCTGGCCCAAGGTCGCCAACTCCGATAACCACTCGTGGGACACCCACGTCGGCCTGACCGACCGGATCAAAAACCAAGCCGGGCCGATGTTCGACGCCGGGCTCTCCGCGCTGCTAGACGACCTAGACGAGCGCGGGCTGCTGGACAGTACCCTGGTAGTGGCGGTGGGCGAATTCGGTCGCAGCCCGCAGCGCGGGGTCTCGACCTCGGGCAACGGCAACAGCGACGACGGCCGCGACCACTGGCCGTATTGCTACACCGGCCTGATCGCCGGAGCCGGGATCAAGCGGGGTTACATCCACGGCAAGAGCGACAAGACCGGCTCGGCCCCGGTGGAGGATCCGGTTCACCCCGGCGAACTGCTGGCGACAATCTACCACGCCTTCGGCATCGACCCGCTGACCATTGTGTACAACCACCTCAACCAACCCCGCGAACTCGTGAAAGCCGAGGCGATCACCCGGTTGTTCGCCTGAGAACGGCCAAGTCGAGGCGATTTGCCCATCTTGATTCCGCTCCACCTCCAGCCCGCGTCCGCCTCGCGCGGCTAAGTGGGGCCGTTCCATCTCAACTTAGTCGCTGACGCTTGCCGCCGGCTCCGATCGTTCGTCTTGCCGCGATGGTCGGAGCTGGTGGCGTTGTTCGGTCCCGCCCCAACTTGACGCGCCCCGCCTACCGCGGCGATCCAACCCGTCTTGTCCGATCCCCACCGCGATCGAGTCGAGCGCGGGAGTTGAAACGCCGAGATTTTCGCGTGACGTAACCATTGGGCGTGAAAACGGTTACGTTGGGAAAACCGAAGAGCTGGTTGGGTTCGACTTGGGAACAGTGACGATTGAGACTATCCTATTGAAGAGGATCGCAGGCCGAGGATCGGCCCGCGAATTAGGCGGTTGGGTCGCAACTCATCAACACAGCACACCCCGGGGCCGACGGTGAAGACGGGTTTGGTTCCACGTCTGTCACGATGTCTCATAACCGGGTGGCCGGGATGTTTCCCATGAATCGCTCGACAGTGGCGAGTCGGTGGAATCTGGATCTCCTTGAAGCTAAACTCGCCGATTGGAAACGCGATCCCTTAGCGGTCGAGGAATCGTGGCGGTTGTTTTTTGAAGGTTACGAACTGGGTCTGACCGACCTGGAAACCAAACGTCCGGCGGCGACCGCGGCCCCGGCCGCGGTGGCCCCTGTGCCGCCGCCTGCAAGCGAGGCGGGCCGCGCTCCGGCGAGTTTCTCCGAATACGACCTGGACATTGCACGCAAGCAGGCGTCGGTCACCCGCCTGGTGGACGCCTATCGGGAAATCGGCCACTTCCTGGCCGACCTCGACCCGCTCCAGCTCACCCCCAAACTCGAACGCCACGAATTGCTCGACCTCGAAGCGTTCGACCTGGACGAAACCGATCTCGACACCGTGTTCTACACCCGGTTGTTCGAGCCCAACCGAGCCAGCCTACGCGAACTGATCGCCGCGCTTCGGGAAACCTATTGCCGCACGATCGGCGTGGAATACATGCATATCCACGACAACCGAATCCGGCAATGGCTTCAAGCTCGCATGGAACCAATCCGCAACCGGCCCAATCTGGGGACGCACAAGAAGCGGCGATTGTTGCTCAAGTTGTACGCGGCCGATCTCTTCGAGCGGTTTCTTCAGAAGCATTACGCTGGTCAAAAGCGATTCGGTCTGGAAGGGGCTGAGTCGGTCATCCCCCTGATCGATGCCATCATCGAACGGGGGGGAGCCGGCCAAGTCCGCGAGGTGGTGCTGGGGATGCCCCACCGAGGCCGGCTCAACGTGTTGGCCAATATTCTGCACAAACCCTATGGCATGATCTTCGGCGAATTCGAAGGTCACATGGCCCCGGAAACCGTCTGCGGCGACGGCGACGTGAAATACCACCTGGGCTTCTCCGCCGATCATGTGACTAGCTGCGGCCAGATGGTCCACCTCTCCCTGACTCCCAACCCCAGCCACCTGGAGGCGGTCAACCCTGTGGTCGAAGGCCGGGTCCGCGCCAAGCAACGCCACCTTCGCGACCGCGACGGCCGCATGGTCCTGCCCCTGCTGATCCACGGCGACGCCGCCTTCGCCGGTCAGGGAATCGTGGCCGAAACCCTCAACCTCTCCCGCTTGCCCGGCTACCGCACCGGCGGCACCGTCCACATCATCGTCAACAACCAGATCGGCTTCACCACCGCCCCCAAGGACGCCCGTAGCTCGCCCTACTGCACCGATGTCGCCAAGATGATCGACGTGCCGATTTTCCACGTCAATGGCGACGATCCCGAGGCGGTGGTCCACGTCGCGGAAATCGCACTGGATTTCCGCCAGACCTTTGGCATGGACGTGGTGATTGACCTCGTTTGCTACCGTCGCCACGGCCACAACGAGTTGGACGAACCGCGCTTCACCCAGCCGCGGATGTATCGGGCGATCGACGCCCGCCCGCCGGTCAAGCAGATCTACACCGATCAACTGATCGCCTCCGGCGAACTGACCCGTAAGGAGGCTGAGACGATCGCCGAAACCTTCGAGGAGAAGATGGAGGCGATCTTCAACGAGATCCACAACCAACCGCCACCCACTCCCACGCCGCCCAAGAGCTTTGGCGGTCCCTGGAAGGGTCTGGTCCGCGATTACTCGTTCGAGCCGGTGGAAACTGGGGTCTCGCAAGAAACCCTGGCGCGGATCGTGGCCCATGTGACCACCCCACCGCCGCCCGGCGCTTACGGTCGACCCGACCGTCCGTTCAAACTCAACCCGATCCTCGACCGGATCCTGCGCCAACGCGCCAAAGCGATGGCCGAGGGGGGCCCAATCGACTGGGCATTCGCCGAGACCCTGGCGTTCGGCTCGCTGCTGATCGAAGGACACCCGGTTCGGCTCTCTGGCCAGGACTCGCGGCGAGGCACCTTCTCGCAACGCCACGCCGTCTGGGTCGATCCCGAAACCGGCGAGGAATATTACCCGCTCCGCCACCTCGCCCCCGAAGCCGCCGAATTCTTCGTTTACGACAGTTTCCTGTCCGAAGCCGCCGTGTTGGGCTTCGAGTACGGTGTGGCGTTGGATTCCCCTCATGTTCTGGTGATGTGGGAAGCCCAGTTCGGCGACTTCGCAAACGGCGCTCAGGCGATCATCGATCAATTCATCGCCTCCGGCGAATCAAAGTGGGGACGTGCCAACGGGGTGGTGCTGCTGCTGCCCCATGGCTACGAAGGCCAGGGGCCAGAACACTCCTCGGCCCGTCTGGAACGGTTCCTCCAACTCCACGCCTCCGCCGAAAACAACATCGAAGTGGTCTACCCCACCACCCCCGCCCAGTATTTCCACCTGCTGCGCCGGCAGCTCAAACGCAACTTCCGCAAGCCCCTGATCGTGATGACCCCCAAGAGTCTGCTGCGCCGCAAGGAAGCCACCAACACCGTAGCCGACCTAACCACGGGCCGGTTCCGCGAAGTGCTGGACGATCCCGCCATCACTAACCCCGACCAAGTCAAGCGCGTGATCCTCTGCTCGGGCAAGGTGTACTACGATCTGGCGGCTCGTCTCGCCAAGGAGACCGAACTCCGCGGCAACATCGCGCTGGTGCGGATCGAGCAACTGGCCCCCTGGCCGCTCGACGCCCTCAAGACGCTCAAGGCCCGCTACCATCAGACCCGCCAATGGATCTGGGCGCAGGAGGAATCGCAGAATATGGGGGCCTGGAGCTTTGTGTCCCCCCGGTTGCGCGACCTGTTGGGAATCGCTGTGCCCTATGTGGGGCGGGACTCCAGCGCCTCGCCAGCGACCGGCTCTTCCAAGGTCCACGACCGCGAGCAGGCGGAACTCGTCGAAGCAGCGCTGTTCGGCGACGGCGGCCATGTGGTCACCGCCACCCCCCGCACCCCTCATCTCGTGTCGGTACCTACCGCCGCCAACGGCTCCGCCTCATCGTCGGCCTCTGCTGCCAATGGCGCTTCCACCGGCCACGCCGCCGTCGTCCAGTCAGCCGGCGGGGCGCGCCACTCCTCTTGATACGATCCGCTCGACGCGCGGCGCGGCTTCGCAACCCGCGTCCGTGCCAGGCCAACCCAACCAACCCTCGTCGGTTCACCACGCGCAGCCAAGGGGATGAGCGGCCGCATGCGTCGCCAACCCCTTGCCGAATCCAGAGCGATTGCGGACCATCCCACCTGGAGAGGTGAACCGCGACGCGTTTTCGTCCGCAACATGGGTTTGGTTCGATTCGGTTCGTTCCTCGAAATCGCCCGCCGGTTCCCCTCGGCGTCGCATCCTTCGCCGCCGTCCCGTTGCGTCAGGCTGTCAGTGTTGTGCTGTGTGTCTCGTTGTTCCGTTTC encodes:
- a CDS encoding DUF1549 domain-containing protein, with translation MTWLILGSSALLPPAWSAPLRVVDEAAASQPPATVSYYEQVRPIFQNHCQGCHQPAKAQGGYVMTEFSALLKGGDIGNAIVPGDVEASELVMRLELEEGDEALMPKGGPPLSKLEIETIKTWIAQGARDDTPESAKRTYDAEHPPIYNRPPVVAALDFSPDGRFLAVGGFHETLLMSADGSQRLARLIGVSERIESVKFSPDGKRLAVSGGLPARMGEIQVWNVETGKLLLSVPVTYDTVYGVNWSPDGTLISFGCADNTVRAIDSRTGKQVVYMGSHNDWALDTVFTKDGSRLVSVSRDMTAKLTEVATQRFIDNLTSITPGALKGGLAAVARHPERDEIVVGGSDGKPRVYRIDRLTARVIGDDSNLIRQLPGVNGRINDVAVSPDGKRIAVVGGLDGQGELVIHSYEFDTGLPEDIKAINAKVISSRTAEENAKLAAYYVKDIREVARVGLASTALYAVAFAADGQSVAVAGTDGLVRVYETETGKPVREFLAAPVGESTPTPAEALAATPNASVSNTVTTTSRAWSATGIDLPGEINPPSETLPPGRTVTTLSVAPQAIELDGPFAYAQLVVSATLDSGDVVDVTRMVRYELSAPVAAISPTGMITAENDGRAELKLTLGDRVLVVPVSVTRHDPPADPSQQFVPDFVRDVNPVLSKLGCNQGTCHGAAQGKNGFKLSLRGYDPIFDIRALTDDHAARRVNLASAEDSLMLLKPTGSVPHQGGRLMTPGSTYHTIVRDWIAAGAKLNRDTPKVVKIELFPLNPVVQTVGGRQQLRVLATYADGQVKDVTREAFIESGNTEVATADRNGLMTSLRRGEAPMLARYEGAYAATTLTVMGNRDGFQWTPPPSWGRIDDLVAAKWQRMKIQPSELTTDAEFLRRVYLDLTGLPPTPEEVSAFLADSRDTRVKRDEVIDRLIGSEAFIEHWTNKWADLLQVNSKFLGPEGAKAFRDWIRNEVAANTPYDQFARKILTASGSTRENPAASYFKILRSPDAIMENTTHLFLGVRFNCNKCHDHPFERWTQDQYYQTAAYFARVGLDTDPESKGRMIGGTAVEGGKPLYEIVSDKPEGEVIHDRTQQPTPPKFPFECHYSSPGEGASRRAELAAWITSPDNAYFAKSYVNRLWGYLLGVGIMEPIDDLRAGNPPSNPELLDYLTAEFLASGMNPRAIMAQICKSRVYQLSVKTNRWNEDDTINFSHAQPRRLPAETLYDAIHAVTGVPSTIPGVPPGTRAAAIPDSGIDLPSGFFATFGRPVRESACECERSSDLQLGPVMALVSGPTLADAIAAPNNAIAKLAETTPDDRDLIASIYLRVLNRPATPAEIEAGLEFFTRVELDHAQVVADLAAAEAEAAPRTLQRAKARLEAIDQARAALEAYQPERLAKLKEAEARRLEAIAQAEKAVEDYKATKFGEKLAAWEAEQTHRVAWSILEPTDLKGGAKDLVLTREADGSITASGPSAKTTYVVTAPAPAGIQRITALRLEAMTDPRLPANGPGRAQNGNFVVNELTLKVGPKDDPKAAQPVKIKAAHADYTQPGFDPAHLFDGQTGQPNNGWAIHPAMGVTHWVTLELDQPIEVSANTMLTVALAQNYTDGQHALGRFRLAVSGAENVGLSLAGEYDAILSTPASERTEQQTATLRHYFAALDEEFRKLVAAVDEAKKPVPPDPRQLELEAALARARAPLQPEPRLVQLRADLEMSLKQVANPRLTAAQDLTWALINSPAFLFNH
- a CDS encoding DUF1501 domain-containing protein, translating into MLIVPGLSTAKDLCDPQLGPTRRDVLRVGGSGLLGLSLGSMFTLQARSAQAMAAGEGSKNAGGPGWGKAKSIIMVYLQGGPSHLDLWDPKENVPDNVRSAFKTIPTKIPGVHFTEILPRLAQSIDKVTLIRSLSYTPNGLFNHTAAIYQMMTGYTTDKVSPSGQLEPPSPKDFPNFGSNIIRLKPPTEPMLPFVMLPRPLQESNVVGKAGTAGFLGKAYDPYTLYPEGDDMDNTKMDRIRVDDLQLRPEVFARRLERRARLRDAVNAAMPELDQAVSQYNLDGYYQKALDLIVSGRAREAFNLKAEPDAVRDRYGRTTFGQSCLLARRLVEAGTRVVEVIWPKVANSDNHSWDTHVGLTDRIKNQAGPMFDAGLSALLDDLDERGLLDSTLVVAVGEFGRSPQRGVSTSGNGNSDDGRDHWPYCYTGLIAGAGIKRGYIHGKSDKTGSAPVEDPVHPGELLATIYHAFGIDPLTIVYNHLNQPRELVKAEAITRLFA
- the dapF gene encoding diaminopimelate epimerase; amino-acid sequence: MALRFVKMHGIGNDYIYISGFDQPIPDDPSALAVRIADRHFGVGGDGLILVLPPEPGSEADAVMRMFNADGSEGGMCGNGIRCVAKFLYDSGYVRAPRIRVKTKGAGVLSLDLEIDPASDRVRRVRVEMGAPILRASAIPTTLPGDPPLDYPIAVTYDGKTITYRGTAVSMGNPHLVMFVEDVASIDLERIGPLLERHEAFPDRVNVHVAQVDAPDVARMRTWERGSGITLACGTGACAVLVAGVLTGRTARAARIHLPGGALDLEWPRDGETVIMTGPAVTVFEGVWDESRV